The Nitrososphaerota archaeon nucleotide sequence TTATCTTGCTGCAATAAGTAGCTCTAACCTTCCAGCTAATAAAATATTTGAATTATTTGCAAAAACAGAACAACATAGTGAAATTTCAAAAGAGGCAAAAAAAATAGTTTTAGATATGAAAGCTTTTGGTCTAAATATTTATGAAGCTTTGGTTAGGTCAATAGAAAGAGTGCCATCTATAGAATTAAGAGATTTATTATGGTCTATTACTTCTATATTAAGGTCTGGTGGAGATTTGTCTTTATTTTTAAGAGAAAGATCAATTTCTTTTTTAAATAACTATAGAAGAAAATTAAATGAATTTTCGAGGAATTTAGCAATTTATCTTGAAATTTATCTTACTATTTTAGTTTTAGGTGCAATATTTTTTACTATTTTAACATCTATTATGATGGGTTTAGGTGGAAGTATAAGCAATGTGGTTTTTATACAATTTTTTGTAGTGTTTATATTTATACCACTTACTAGTGTAGGTTTCATCATACTTATAAAAACCTCATCCCCTGGTGGAGAATAATGGCATTAACTAAAAGATTAAAAACATTAATAATTACTCTTATTATATCTCTCTTTTTATTATTAATAGGTATTATAATAAATGATATAGGTATAATAGGCAATTTTATAATATTATCTGTGTTTATCGTTGCAGTACCACAAGTATTGATGTCATATATAGAATATAGAAATATTAAAGACATGGAAGCAAAATTTCCATTTTTTCTTAGAGATATAACAGAATCTATTAGGTCAGGAATGCCTTTACATAAAGCAGTAATAAATGCAGGAAAAATCGATTATGGTAAGCTGAGTAAAGAAGTGAGAAAAATGGCATATCAACTTACATGGGGAGTTAATATAATAAAAGTTTTTGAGCAAGCAGAGAAAAGATTAAAACAAAGCGAAATAATCTCAAAAAATTTGAGAATAATAATAGAAACTTATAAAACAGGTGGGGAGATAGATAAAACTCTTGATTCTATTTCTAATGCTGTTTTAACAATTCAAGAGACACAAAATGAAAGAAAAAGTGTACTAAATCAATATGTAGCTGCGATGTATGCAATCACATATATTTTCATAGGTATTATAGTAGGTATAAGTAAATTATTGATACCCATATTTTCTTCAACTACAGGCGCATCTATAGGTGCATTAGGTACAATAATAGGCAACCCATGCGAATCTTGTATATATACGGCTAGCAGTTCTTGTTTTCCTTGTTATATATATTTTAACATTTGCACAATGTTAGGGGTTAGCAAAGAAACAATAGGATGTTATTATCTCGGTTTATTTTTTTCAATGATAATAGTTCAATCTATTTGTAGCGGCCTAGTTGCAGGTCAAATAAGCGAGGGATCTGTTAAGGCCGGAATAAAGCATAGCCTGATAATGCTTACAACATCTTGTGGAATAATTTTCATTCTCGTAAAGCTAAAACTATTAGGTGTTTAGATGAATGGGCAAATTTCAATAGAATATATGATATCTTTTTCAATTTTTCTAGGTATTGTCACATATATTTATTTACAATACATAGGCAATATAACTCCTTTTACTGAAGATGTCTTAAAAGAAGAGAAAAGAGCAGAAGCATATCAAATAGCAGACATTTTAATAAATGATCCTGGGGAACCAATTAATTGGGATACTTTAACACCTAAAAGAGTTGGTTTAGCAAATGAATCTACTAATATGACAAATTGGATAAAACTTTCAAAAATTAATGCACTACCTTGTGATTTGCTTGATAAAATTTTTATACAAAAACCATTTAATATAATGATATTTGAAGTAGATCCTAATACAGGTGCAAGATCAATTTTAAAGACATGTATTTCTTCTAACTTGAGAGTAGATCAAATAAATGTTACTGTGACGAGATA carries:
- a CDS encoding type II secretion system F family protein, translating into MSYSKIALKIYGKIANNLSPYFYELKEDLKKSDIGITLLEYLSITFLTCTIIFIFELPLISYIFSILGLGPLFSLFFATTISVTFCMLFFLFFLNYPKFIIKDKIKSIERDLPFATIYLAAISSSNLPANKIFELFAKTEQHSEISKEAKKIVLDMKAFGLNIYEALVRSIERVPSIELRDLLWSITSILRSGGDLSLFLRERSISFLNNYRRKLNEFSRNLAIYLEIYLTILVLGAIFFTILTSIMMGLGGSISNVVFIQFFVVFIFIPLTSVGFIILIKTSSPGGE
- a CDS encoding type II secretion system F family protein, which encodes MALTKRLKTLIITLIISLFLLLIGIIINDIGIIGNFIILSVFIVAVPQVLMSYIEYRNIKDMEAKFPFFLRDITESIRSGMPLHKAVINAGKIDYGKLSKEVRKMAYQLTWGVNIIKVFEQAEKRLKQSEIISKNLRIIIETYKTGGEIDKTLDSISNAVLTIQETQNERKSVLNQYVAAMYAITYIFIGIIVGISKLLIPIFSSTTGASIGALGTIIGNPCESCIYTASSSCFPCYIYFNICTMLGVSKETIGCYYLGLFFSMIIVQSICSGLVAGQISEGSVKAGIKHSLIMLTTSCGIIFILVKLKLLGV